The following is a genomic window from Mycteria americana isolate JAX WOST 10 ecotype Jacksonville Zoo and Gardens chromosome 14, USCA_MyAme_1.0, whole genome shotgun sequence.
TAAACAAGTATTCATTCCTTTGTAatctctctgtcctcctcctgcttgCTTCTACCGCATGGCCTGAAAGGCACACATGGACGGTGTGGTCTGAAGAGAGCAGGCTGTGTGTAAGCAAACGCACGTGAGTTAAAAGGTAACTGAGGTTTGACTTTGTAAGTGCGGGGAAGCCTATTTTCAGCAAGCAGAGCCCGGGAGGATtcatccctgctgcaggggaggcaCCCGTGACAGCGGGTCGCTGTCCGGAGCCCAGGATTACAGTGTAATTGTCACGGGGATTATGCCTCTGCTGCCGCATGAGCCCCCAGGAGAGCTGCTTGCGGTCACACAGCTTGAGGAATCACACAAGGAGTGGGGACAAGTGGGGGAGTGACCCAGGCTGAGGCTGTCTTGGCACTGGACGTGCATTGCTGTGCCTGCCCCCACGTAGCACGTGGGCTGCTGAGGGCGAGCACACGGGACTGGTTATGCGGCTGCAGGGAGACAGATACCTGGTCGGACAGGGACTGGGGGGATGCTTCTCTTAAGTCACCTTGAATGAGTGACGCCTTTACCAGCCGAACAGTTTGGCAGCCTGCATGTTGCTCTTGCTCTGTCTTACTAAGCAAGACCCTGCTCCTTGCCTGTATTACCAAGcacaattaaaaagtaaatatattttttccctctttgttaAGAGGCACAAAGAGATAGCATGCAGTAACTGGCCATGGGGTACTGGAGATGCAGTGCTATCCCCTACTGccagccaggagctgcctgcaagCCCTGGACTGTGCTTCTGTCTCTGATTTCCCCCTTAGTCCTCAGAGGTGTTATGGATTTACCTTTGCAGCTCACTGTGATGAGAATGCACCTGTACGGTGGCTGTCGGAGAGGAGACAGGCAAGGCTGGCTTTGCCCAAAGCCACTCTGCCTTGGTCCTGCTCTAGGACTGCTTGAAAAGTGTTGTGCAAAGGCACAGTAGTATTTAACCGTGTCTGGAAGCCTCGGGGTGAGCCTGCCATACAACTAAACACACACATGTGCCTGGATGGGAGCTGTTTAACTTCTGTTCCTTGGCACAGATGCCAGTGCGGGCTGTGTGTGCTGCAAATTATGTGGGACACACTGACCAGAAACAAGGGAGAGGTAAAATGGTACCTCCAAGCATGAGCACAAGGAGTTAGCCCAGGTGGATTTTTTTACTGCGGCTGATGTGTTGAAGGAGTTAGGTGTGACCTAGATTGAAATATTGGTATTTGCTTTGCTCTCAGGACAAAAGTGACTTttatacccccccccccacacacacacacagagctggagcatggagggaggggagggagtaAGGGGTGGTTTGGGGGAAACTATAGACCCTTCCCTTACTAGTCTGGCAGGAGCTGCCTCTGCTGGAAGCTCGTGGTGCTTCTAATAACTTTGCTTTTAATGCTTATGAAGATGGGAAGATAGAGCTGTCTTTGCCTGTTACCTCGCTGTGTGCCTCCCTCCCTAGGAGGTCAGCTCTATTTGACTTGCACTGATCTGAGCAGCCCCGTTTCCAGCGCTGCGTGGCTCCTCCGCTTTCCTGGTTTTGGGGGACTGGCGTGCTTCGAGGGGGTGACTCAGCTCCTAACCCCTGCTCCTTTGCATGCTTTGCGTGAGCTTTAAAACATTCCTGGTTTGTGTGCTCCTGCAAGAGCTTGGTGGAAGAGAACTGTATGGAAATCCCTTCTCTGGGGCTTGGTGGTTTAACAGAGCTTTGCATGCTTGCACTGGAAGGGCCCTATTGGATTCGGTGCTCTTTGGTCTGTGATGCAGGAAAGCACGAGGGCCAGGGTGGTGGCTTTGCAAGGATGATCTCTTAAATAACCAGGCTCCAAGGCTGGGCCATGCAGGCAGCTGCTCATGTCATCCAGGAGCCCTTTCTTGTTAAGCTGATCTAGATGTGCATTGTGGTGGTGTAAGGTGACATCTGCCCATGACAGCACAGGTCTGGGAAAGATGTTTTGTGTAATACTGCTCGCGAAGTGATCCATACAACTGTCCCCTGGTACGGAGCCCCTGACAAAAGCCCCAGGAGCCACTTGCATTTATCTGTCCCCGCAGGCTACGAAGAGTTAACAGGTCTGCACTTCTGCCCCCCGCCCCTTCTGCCACCTCCCAGGCTGGCCCAGCTCCATGTGCTTGTCTGGGAAAGGTTGACTTTCACCTTGCTCCTGTTTACTCCTACACTTGTGTAcacagtgctggggagggagacgCAGGAGCGAGTGCTGGGTCTCCACGCCGAAGTTACAAACTTGATAAAGAGCTCTCTGCGCTTTGGATGCCCGAGTCTGTGCAGGTCCGACTCCCTTTGCATCTTGCTGGCTGTGACCCTTCAAAGAAGCTTTTAATGAACTCCGGTGTGGCTGATCAGAGACAAGAGCAGTCATAAAAGCTAGTTCCATGTCTGGAAAACTTTGTCTCTGCCCCAAAACATCATTTGGGCTTTTTTGAAAGGGTTTGCAAAGGCTGTGGTGAGGATGTGTGGGCTGGGGCAGGCGAGCTGCCTGGGTTTGTTATTTCCCAGAACTAGCCAGCAGCTGGGGAAATTCACATATCGTACAGAAACTTTGCTTCCTGCCTCAATAAATAGAGGTTGTTGCTTTGAGAAGAGGCTAGTGATATGCTGGGGCTGTAAGTGAAGGCCCCAGGAGCATGAAATGGAGTGGGGTGGGCTAGGGATGGAGCACAGCAGGACTGCAAGCCCCTGCCTGGGGTGCCAGGGGTGCGATTCCTGTGCCTGAACTGAGCAAACAGTGTCTGCCTTCATCCAGTAGTGCAGCCTGTCTTGGGCTCAGACATGAGACCTCTGTGCCTGGCTTTTCCAGGAATGACACTCATAGTTCACGTGCCTGACGTGCTGGTTGGCTGGCTGGGaataaactcttattttttttgCCACTGGCAGGCAGGAAAAGCTTCTGCTCCCCAGCATGTTGGCTAATCCCCCTTGGTGCTTACTGGGGATAAAAGCTGCTTAACATGAGGAAGAAACCCTGGAACTAGACTCCTGCAGAAAAGGTTGTTTTCTGTACAGACCCCTCCTAGAGAAGAGCATATTAATAGTAGGGCTTGAGTTCGGCTGCCAGGGCAAGGTGGGGCTGCGCAGCCACCCAGTCCGACTCTCCCAGCAAGTCACTGGCTCAGCTCCAGTGCTGGGATAACAGGTGGTGGAAAGCAGACTCTGAGCAGTGCTggtgccctgctccagctggcAGTTGCAGAAGGTGTTAAGCTGAATGTGGCTAGAGACAACTTGGCAAGGGCTGGCCATCGTCCTGTGGCAGTCTCCTAGCTTTTTCCTCTTGGCTGCAGCCTGCCAGCCGAGAGGCAGCACAGGCACCTTCCGTGGTGCCTCTTCACCTGGTAGCGGGGCTGTAGGGGAGGACTGAATCCCCCTGGAAAGGGATGCACTTTTTAAGCAATACTCCAGGGAGCTTTTTTTATGTGGCACCGAGGAAGACTGCAGCCCTTGCTTTTAAGTCTGTGAAAGTGCCTGTGTGCCCTCTCGCAGGTGTGTATGCGAGGAATGTGCCTGCTCCAGACCTGCCCTGCGAGCACGGCACTCCAGTGTTAACTCTTCCCAGGCTGCCCATGCCCCAGCTCCCAGGAGGAGCCTGCTCCCTAGGAGAGCATGTCTTGAAACCTGGAGATTGAAGTACGGAGGTTCCCAGCAGCCCTCTAACTTCGCTGACGGCTGAACCTGTAAAATGAGGCTCATTGCCCAGAAGAAAAGTTTCCCATACGGTTTGAGAAGCTCTCGTGGCTTCCAGGAACTTCCCCGTCCTTGCTCAAGAGGATGATGAGTTCGTTCAGGGAACGCTCCCATATAATCTTATTTACGCTTGTGAGTCGGTAATTTCCTTGTTATGTACTCTGGCTTGTAAACACTGTCTGTCCTGATTTAAATAGGGTTTTCTGATAGCCAGACCTGGTGAATTCCACAGTATGTACTAATCACCGTGGCTGGCTGCCACTGCTTTGCTCGTGGCTGGGCTGATCTGATAAGGCCAGCCTGCTGTCCAGCTGCTCAGTGGCCTAAATGTGGTTTTTCTTAAGCTGCCCTCATTAGGACATTAGCTGGCTGTGATTCATAATGAAGTACGGCATGAGCTGGCACAGGGGTGCGGCTCAGCGGAGCACTCTTGCCAACGTTGAtctgccctggcacagcagctgggTTATACGGCTCTGCAGCAAACGTgctccccagccccggtgccctAGCTTGGGCAGACGGGAATTGGGCTCTTCCTGCCCCTTGATGAAACGGCCAGAAGCTCTCATGGGAACAGCTACTGCGTGCTGGCAGCAGATTCCCTTGCAGGTCTGGCTTTGGCTGGGTTTCACATATCTTGAAATGAATTTTCCTTGTGATCCATAACGTTAGGAATGCCTGGTTCCAGGCTGGGAGGGGATTTCTTCCCAGCTGGCCTTCCTCCCCGGCCCCCTTCCCATCACCTAGTGCCAGGCTCAGGCAGAGTGGAGACAGGGTCTAGGAGGAGAGCTGGCCTCAGCACTTCGTGCCCTCTAGGCTGTTCATTTGGTTATCCTCCAGCAGAGTTGCTGGGGAAACCAAAGATGCCTCAATAAGCTAATGAAAAGCACATCTAGTGGCCACTGCTCCTTATGCAAAATGAGAAACATCTTGTCCTGACCACAAGGCCTTGTTTGTGGCAAAACCAGTATGCTAATGGGCAGGGAAATCTAGGctggaagcagggctggggctgtgggcagAGGAAGCTGACACATGGCTTGTGGCTGATTGCTGGCTTTCGCTTGTGAGATCGATAGCGGATGTGGTTTGTCAGTTGGTGTCATGGCTGGGCTGTGGGATGGGCTACACCTGGCCGGGCGAGCAGGAAGGCTGGTCCCAGCTGCTCGGGGTCTCGCTGCTGCCCTGGTGAAGCAGCAAGCGCTGGGGCTCGGGTGGTTCTACCACCCAGCTCTAACTGTCCCTGTGAGTCTCTGATCTTCACCCCCTGTGAGGCTGTAGCTCATGGTAAACCTGTACATTAAGGAGAGCCCTCGGACATGCAGGACTGTGAAGTGCGTGAAAAATGCTCTCCTGGGTAGTTAAACCTCCAGGACTTGAGCCCAAGTTCTAGGAGACACCCAGGGAATGTGTTCCCATTCTTTCTGTGGGGACAGCATGACAAAATGTTGACAGCTTAGCCCCAGCTATGGGACCCATTCATCTGCATTGTGCTTCTTGCCATGGGGGGAGGGGTTGAGTCCCCCACCATGGCCAGGACTTCATGGCTGTGGAAGCATCTGGAACTGCTGGAATCTGTGGGCTGGTGTTGAGCAACCCAAGAGCTCATACTTGCAGTACCCTCACCGGGGCTGGCCCCAGGGCTGTGGGAGGAGAAATAGTTCTGGGGAAATCACGTAACCTTGGTGAGGGCAGGAGGTTTGGGCTTGTGGCTCCTTGAAGGTCCAAGTGCAAATGAGCTCTGGTGTGTAAATTGCCATTATGGCCAAACAGCTGATTCTCTGGGAGGCTCTCCTGCCGTTTTGCGAAGGTGTGTCTGTAACTGCAGTCATTGGGCCATGGGATCGTGGACTTCATTTTACAGACTTGTTTGTTTACGTGGGTTTTAAGAGGGGAGGCGGGGAAAGATCTTCCTTCAGGCAAGTCATTATTGATAGCAAGTGCTCTTGAATGTCACACTATATTGCACTGTAATTCAGCTGAACTGACAGACCAGTTTTTAACCCTTGGGTGATAAAATAAGTTTGTTCTCAACACAAGAAGCAAGGGATTGCCTTGGCACGGGGCTTCGGTGCTATGCAAAAAACTGACCTATAGGTGCCAGGCTTTTTCTCTGGGAGTAGCAAGTCCTTCCAAATCCCCCCTTATCACAAACTGAAGGTATTGCGTTTCCAAATGCTTTTGCTACAAACTCCTGACCAAGATCCCGTTGTGTTATTTTCAGCCTGTGGGTTCAAGTGAACCTCCTGAATCTGTAGCCCTCAGGAAATTCCCCTCCCAGGCTGGCTCTCACTTCTGTTCTGAGAAATTCTAGGGGAATTCAGCTATTTCCAGGCTGATGAAGACAATACTTTTGGTGGAGAGGAAGTTCAGCATTTAATGTTCTCCTGATAGAAGTGATGTGCTCAGCACAGGCTCTGAACTCCTGACCGTTTGCAAAATGCTTCTGAGGAGTTGCCTGATACTTAATGCTTCTCCACCCCCATTTACAGGTGAGAGAAACTGAGACCATGGATGCTCGATGGCTTGACTACCCTGCCTCCGGAGACTTGCCAGATGATGAAGACATTGGTGAATTCAGGCCTCACTTAACTTCTGATGGGTCAGATATAGATGAGGTATCTGGGTCTGGAGGTAAGCGGGGAAGGGGGGAAATGGATCTCCCTCAGTTGATGCTGTGAAATTTCTTCCAGCACCAGCCCATGAGTGATGGGCTAAGTGCACAGCCAGAGCTCCAGAGGGAAGTACAGTGTCAGGTGGGGATGAGAAAGCCGTGTGAATCGTAGTCACTCACAGATGAGAACAGTGAAAGTGGTTGTACCATGATGTTGAATCACTTGGGGAGGACGGATGGAGTCCATCCAAGCTTGTCTTACTGCAAGTGAAAAGGCATTGCACTGGCTGGATCTCTTTCCTGTTGAACTTctgagaaacttttaaaaaaaaaaaaaaaatctattgttgAGGCAGTGTTAAAAGGCTTAAAGTTAGTATCTCAGCTGAGGCCAAACAAGGTAAAGGACTAACTGGTGTTCAAGTGAACTCTGTGACGTGCAGAGCTCCCCGCCCAAACCAGTTTCTGTAGCTCTGTGTCCCCTTTATGTGAACACTTGTTCTCTAAAGGGGAAAGAACAAGTGCTGAAATCGGTGCCTGACTTGTTTGGGCAGATCTGGTAACTAGAGGGTTGGCGAACTATCCTTCAGGGATGGGTGGCGAGAGCATTGCCCTCCACTGGCATTAGCTTAGCAAGCTATAGTGGACCTGCTTTGCAGGACAACTCCTGATAATCTGCAGCAGGGGCCAATGGATCCAGCTGAAGACCCCTCCCATGTGCGAGGTGTTGGTCTTAAGATTACATCTCCTGGTCTTGTGCAAAGCTATTAAATGGCAAAAGTACTAGTAGATAAGAGGGAATTGTAGTCAGCAGAGAACAAGAGTCCTAGTTTGTCTGCAGTTGCTGGTATTGCGGGAAGTGTCTGAATTCTGGAAAAATGGCATATAATGAGAGGAAAACTTAGtgtcctatttatttttttacttattttttcccaCCTCTGTAGACTACTCGGACTCTGAAGATGCCATATATCTGACCACCAGGGATACTCCTGTGGTAGGTATTGCCTCTGCATGTTTTAAGCAACGTGTGACTACTCTGGTCTGTCTGTGAAGCTTTCTGAATACCCTTCCCCCTGCAAGTCGTGGCATCAAGATGAATCTACCTGCATGAGCAGGAACAGTGTACTTGTAATGGACTAAGCAAACTTCCCTTTCCCTGCACACCCTCCTACTTTCAATTGTAGGTAGGCTGGGTGCTGCTTACTGATGGGTGTGGTTTGTCTATATTCTGTAGATATCTGACAACTATATCCCTGGAGATACTGAGAGAAAGATAGAaggtgagaagaaaaacataatgGTGGACAATGAAATTATTCCAGACAAAGCTGTACCTGTCGAAGAGAACCTGTCCAACAAGATCTCCATGGCAAGCACAGCCAACAGCAGCATCTTTGAAAGAACAGAAGTCCTTACAGGTAATACTCCACCTTGTCCTGATAAATCATTAATACTGTAAATCAAAATGCCTTCTATTGTTCCCTGTTTCTCTGGGGAGCAGTTCCCTGCTGATGAGGGAGTGAGATGCATTACCTCTGTGACTACCTGTAGCAGGGTCACTTCTGCCTTCTAGTccttaaaacagcagaagagcCTACTGCTTGCCTTGCTGGGCTAAACAGCTCGTTTTTGAGCCTGCCAGCTGACCGTTGGCTTAAGTGCCACACAAGTCATGTGGCAGCTGCTCTGCACCCAGATACTACCTCAACAGGAGGCGTATCTAGTCATAAATCATCATAGACTTTCGTATCAAGTGCAGGCGTTTTCCTTCTAACCTCTGCCCAAGTCCTGCCTTTTCTGAGCCTTGCCAGGAACCAAACAACCCCTCTAAGGGATTTGAACACCTAGTCAACTGTTATGAATCTAGGTACCTCTGTCTAGAGCAACACCAAACTGGCTTCCCCTCAGCATGTGGGACAGATCTGTCTCAAAGCATGCTTCATCAAGCACTTGGCCTGATGGTCCGAGTACAAACCTTGGCACATCTTGCCCATCTGCAGCCATCCTGCCCCGTCGGAGGAGTGACTGGAAGAGTGGATTGCAAAGTCACCTAACAAAGAAGCTGATTTAGTGCAATGACTAGGTGTCACAGCAAAGGATAAACTTCACTGAAGTCTTGTGACCCTTGGTGTGAGGAGAGAGAAAACCTTGGTGGTTTTTTGTGGCTTTGcagtttttggtgtttttttggagGGAGGTGGTGGTGCTAGTGGGATTTTGCTGTTTAATTGAAATACAGAGTCCCCAGAGTGTGCTCACACAGGTAGTTAAAGCATTCAAATCACAGCGATACCATTTTCCTGGAGTTGGCAGTGTTTGTGGGTTGTAGTGGTGCTTTTTTGGGtgcggtttgggtttttttgtttttgtctctACACAGGGAGGATGTCTTTTTGtcaaaatttctttcttgcacTAAACTGGGAGATTAACACAAACTGGTTAATGTGGAACATGTGATTATTCTATGGTTGGATTGAAAGCAATTTCTAGCCTTTTCAAATAACGTCTGCTGTTGCTGAAAATGCCAGCACGTATGGTGGCAGGCGCATGGACAGCACTGACTCGAGGCAGTTCTGGGGGCTGGTACTCTTGAAGCAGATTTTGAGATGTAGCTGATGGTTTGGAGTTGTCCAGGAGTTCAGACTTACTCcatgctcttttttcctccccagctctcATTGCAGGAGGGGCGGTGGGCCTCCTGTTTGCTGTTTTCCTGATCCTCCTCTTAGTCTATCGCATGAAGAAAAAGGACGAAGGCAGTTACGACCTTGGGAAGAAACCGATCTACAAGAAAGCCCCTACAAATGAGTTCTATGCTTAAAGCTCAGCAGCACCTTGTGCCCATCAAGGGACAAACAGACTGGAAACACTGTGCCCTCAGATGAGATGTGCTGAGCAAATGTTCTTTTTGGATTGAATTTCAAAGCGACTTCGAGAAAAAACAAATTTCCTACGTGACCCTTCCCATCCTGCTCAGCTAACAAGGGCCCAATGAAATACAAAgagtctggaaaaaaaacttcggtgtattttttttctaaagctagtgtaaaaagaataaagaagccaaattttctgcttggttttatAGGGGGTGTATAAACACAAAACAGACTGTATGGAAACGAACACCATGTGTTTGCATCCAGTGTGCTGTGCTCAGATTGGCTGCTTCTATAGAAGATGGCTTTCTTTAGAAACCTTGCTAATAGATGTCTTGCAGCAGGCTGTTGATGTGAAGCATTTTTGTGGAGAACTATTTATGAATCTCTTACACTACAGATAATGTTGCCTTATCAGGGAGTAAAAGGCCCATAGGGGCTCAAAATCCCTGAATGCCATAAAGGGCCTATGGGAATGTCTTCCCCAGGAGACTTCTGTCTCTTCCCGTCGGCCGCAGGCAAGGGTCATTAGTCCATGAAATCTGGACAGCCAGTTTTGTTTGGCTATGACGACACCCTTTCCTTGCCTTCAGtctcttaccttttttttaaggattgcttgtaggatttttttataacaaaattttaaagaaatatagcCTAATGTTTATATAAAGTTTGTAGAAAtggttttgaaataataaaaagaaaaaaatctacttttttaatttcctcagatttattttttcaatcCCTTTGTGTTTCCTTTGGCTGGACATTTCTCTAGAGATGTTGTTTTAT
Proteins encoded in this region:
- the SDC4 gene encoding syndecan-4, producing the protein MPLPRVPPVLRAALLLGLLLQAAAAESVRETETMDARWLDYPASGDLPDDEDIGEFRPHLTSDGSDIDEVSGSGDYSDSEDAIYLTTRDTPVISDNYIPGDTERKIEGEKKNIMVDNEIIPDKAVPVEENLSNKISMASTANSSIFERTEVLTALIAGGAVGLLFAVFLILLLVYRMKKKDEGSYDLGKKPIYKKAPTNEFYA